ATAGAAAAGCGAGGAGACATGAGTGATTTATTAGCTCTTTATATGGGTGAGcatggtttgatttggtttagaaaactccaaaaccaaaccatattttaagagaaaatataaaaataaaacacgccaaatatttatgtaaatttttgATTCGGTTAATCAAATTTTAGCAtcggttttggtttggtttggtttggttaatatagattttgataaaaattatatataattatacgtaataattaaaattatacataacaatttttacttatatgtgtgtattagtttatatgttctattttaatatatgtatctatacgcacatattatatttatatataaatatttcaataattgaattttatatttatttatacatatagaaatattaataaaaataatattattgtaaatttcggtttttcggtcggttcggttaaccactaattgaaaccaaaccaaaatcaaaaaccatatttttttataatttgaaattaaaccaatctattttaaccaaataaaagttaatttcgaattggtttggatcggattaatagtttgattcggtttttccTCACCCTAGCTCTTTATAGCAGATGACCATCCAGGGTAGTTAAGGGATTCCATAGCCCGCAACAGTTGAGAATTGTTTATTGTTATCGATTTCAAAACACACCATAATGCCCATATTACAGTCTccgaaacaaacaaacaaacttaagaaaaccaaattttcaaagattgaaataaaaaaaaagtacttGAAAAGCACAGAGAGAATCTAGGTCCATTTGGCCCATACCTACACTCTCTCTGCCATTATAAACCAGAAACTTTGAAGCAGCAACAAAGAGAAGTAGCtttcatattttttgaatttggaCGCTACTGATGCAAATTATTACTTCACCTcggtttttattattatttggtgAATCCAAGGTTCTCTTCTCTTGTTTGTCTCGCTCCTTTCAATTCCTGTGAgtcttattattttattttattcattttgtaatttaattttgtctACTTCTTGCTTGTCTCTTTCAATACTCTCTATTTGTTACTTTGGTTTTCGcttatgatttttatttcatttgtcTCTGATTAAACTTTTGCCGGTTTTATTCTGCTTTGTAATTTGGGTTCTGTTTGTTAATTCTGATCTAACTACTGCCATAAAACAGCATTTGTACCaatgatttttaaatgattCTGTAGGTTTATGCGTTTGATTATGTTCAGTGAAGCGGTCagttcttaaaaaaaattactattacgTGTACCCAGATGGAAATTGTTGCTGAGGACTAACTTCTGGGGCTCACTGTACCAAAAGCTAAATCGGACATATTTTTCTTGCACTTCACTAGTTTGTAAAGATGTTGTGTGCTTGCTCAGGAGAGCAATTTAAGTTTGAAGAGGCACCACAGTCTCCAGATTCATTAGCCACAAGGGATTTCTCAGCCAGTGGCCTTTCATCCAGAACTACTGGAGACTGGGAATCTAAACTTGAAGATATTCAAGTTGATGAAGCTGAATCAACTCTTAAAGAAGCTCTTTCATTAAATTATGAGGTGGGCTTggttaaatttgtttttaaattaagaaTTAGCTTGTGTTTTAGCAGCTTCTGATTTGATTAATTCTGGTTTGATGAGTTATAGGAAGCTAGGGCATTGCTAGGGAGGCTTGAATTTCAGAGAGGGAATTTCGATGCTGCCCTTCAGGTGTTTCAGGGTATTGATACTAGAAGTTTAACTCCTAAAATGATACGAGCTATTTTCGAAAGAACCCGGCAAAAGAAGCAGCGTGCTAAAGCTGATATTGTAGTTTCTAGTGGTATGTCTATGCATTCAGTGAGTCTACTCCTTGAAGCAATCTTACTTAAAGCAAGATCGCTGGAGGAACTGGGGCATTgtaaaggtaaaaaaaattcaactctAGGTATCTCTCTCGGACATCCATTTGCGTTATACCAAGGGTATTCGCATATGCGTGTTGCTTGACATGCGTGTTCTTTCTGACTAACATGATTGATAAATTATGGAGCTTAGGTGTTTCAATTTGCTCTTGATgtttattcaataaaataaagttttgtTTAGTGGCCATACAATGGGATTGGACTGATTTTATGTTTATGAATTTTTGTGTTTAAAAAGCTAAATCTCAAGGGAATTATTATCTCATTCTATTTAACAGAGGCTGCAAAGGAGTGCAGAATTATTTTGGACACAGTTGAATCAGCATTACCTAGTGGTATGCCTGAAGGAATTGGTGAAGATTGCAAATTAGAAGAAATGTTTCACAAGGCATTGGAATTGCTACCCATTCTCTGGATAAAGGCAGGATTCCTTGATGAAGCTATAGTAGCATATCGGCGTGCTCTAATCAAGCCGTGGAATCTAGGTCCACAGAGGTTAGCTGGAGTGCAAAAAGACTTGGCTTCTGTTTTACTCTATGGTGCTGTTGAATCAAAACTGGCTCCTCAGTTGCATGAATGGGGTCCAGCCACACCCAACAGTAGTACAGAGGAAGCAATCCTTTTATTGTTAGTACTCATGAATAAGGTAGCTTATGGAGAAATCAAGTGGGATGAAGAAATCGTAGATCATCTGACTTATGCACTATCAATTACTGGTCGATTTGAGTTATTAGCGGAGCATGTGGAGCAGGCCCTACCAGGTGTCTATAGCCGAGCTGATAGGTGGTACTTTCTTGCTCTTTGTTACAGTGCTGCTGGACGGAACGAAGCAGCTTTGAACTTATTACAAAAAGTTTCTGGATTCTCAGAATCGAAGCATAAGCCTCATATTCCTTCCTTTCTACTTGGAGCTAAATTATGTTCTCAAGATCCAAAGAATTCTCAAGAAGGCATCAAGTTTGCTCGTAAAGTTATTAATTCAGCTAGTCATCACCATCAACATTTTGTGGGAGAAGCCCATAAATTCCTTGGTATTTGCTATGGCAATGCAGCAAGAATTTGTTTGTCCGACTCTGAAAGAATTCTCCTGCAGAGAGAGTCGTTGAACTCTCTAAACCATGCTGCTCTTAATAGGCAGGAGGATTCAGAAGTGATGTATAGCCTTGCACTTGAAAATACACTTCAAAGGAATATAGATGCAGCTTTTGACAATGCAATGGCGTATGCTGAATGTACGAGTGGGTACTCAGTAAAAGGTTGGAAGTTATTAGCTCTCGTTATATCTGCCCAGCAGCGTCTCAAGGATGCTGAAACAGTCGTTGCATTTGCTTTGGACGAGGCTGAGAGAATGGATCAGTTTGAACTTCTTAGATTGAAGGCCGTGCTTCAAATTGCTCAAGAGCAGCCCAAGCAGGCAATAGAAACTTATAGAATATTGCTGTCTCTTATTCAAGCACAGAGAGATAATCAAGCCAATAACATTGACAATGCCTATATCCTTCAGCCTGAGGTTTGTATTTGTACGCGCTATGATCTCTCACGTTTATGCATATCCTCAAGTTCAAAAGATTAGTGCAATATAATTAACACAAATTGCTTAAAACTGGGTAAGTGGCTGTCATCACCTCTTTCATCAAGTACCTTACTGGTCATGCTTTATGAGTTATACACAATTGATGATTCACTTTCAGAGCCAGTGAAGCTAAATATAATAGCAATTCTTTGTTTAACTGCTTTCTTACTAGTGGAGCATGTGACCTTCAAGCTCATCATAGCATAAAGCCATAAACTGCTCTGTCTCTTTCCTCGGAACTTATAAACATGCCTCGCTTCTCTTTAGTTCATCGAGATATGTTAAAAAAGTATCCTTCATTGCAGGCAAAAGCAAAACGAAACCTGGAAATAGCAGCTTGGCAAGATCTGGCATCCATTTACAcaaaacttggtttatggactGATGCCAAAATTTGCTTGGACAAAGCCAAGTTGATGGACATTCATTCTCCCAGAAGTTGGCATTCGACAGGTTTGAGTGCTGCCACATGTTTAATTATTCATATATACCGTAGTTTAAAAATGTAGTTCTAGTATATGTGCTGAAGTCCATAATATTTTTTGCAGGAGCATTATTTGATGCTCAATCACTATATAAGGAAGCATTGATTTCATTCTCAGTTTCACTGTCGATAGAACCAGATAACGTTCCAAGCATTGTCTCAACTGCAAAAGTGTTGATGAAACTTGGAAGTCAATCATTTCCAATTGCAAGGAGCTTTCTAATGAATGCTTTGCGCTTAGACCCCACAAATCATGAGGCGTGGTTGAATCTGGGTctaatttcaaaaatggaagGCTCCTTACATCTGGCTGCAGAATTTTTCCAGGCTGCATATGAGCTTAAGCTATCAGCTCCTGTAGGAAACTGAAAAATTGTTATCGCCATTGAACGGCCACCGATTCTACCCTTAGCAGCAAGGGAAAATGGGAGCAGATGGCCTGGCCCCTGGTGCTTGTTCCACTTAATATATCTGTAGTATAGATTTCATGATTCATTTGTATAGCAATTCCTATTTTAGCTTTGAATTATTCTAttaatattaaagaaaaaaagttgCCCCTCAGCCTTAATTCAAGTGATAAGGTGTTATTATCCGAGTGAAATTTTCTTGAGTACATGTCATTAGTATAAGGAGTGTAATCGAGTTGAGTGAACTCGTGAGCACTTGAGATTGACTCGAGTTAATTTGCAAGTTAAGTTTGagtttaaattatttgaatCAATCGACGAGTTGAGCTCAAGTTTGAGTTACCCGAGTTCGAATTTCAAGATACTTGACTTAACTTGCTCGTcagtttaattgagttttagttaattaactttttattatgtataattatgtatatttacaataatatttgttctatatgaatatttaacttttaaatatttttatcaagtcATTTTCAGTTATTCTATAGTTCGATGGATCTCTTAAAATAAAGCTTGACAACGTTCAAATTAAGTGCAAGTTCGACCGTGTTTACTTTCCTACAGAGGCATTACAGAGAATAGGCCAAGAAAACTGGGCAAAAAGAAAAGCAATCATCCACCCTAAGTGCTGGTTTTAAGTATTTGTTGTTGCTGATCCACATTATCTTCCTGATGATTGTTGGCTAAAGGGTGCAAGTGTTAGGAATTTCGTTCGCATCTTCAgggtattttaaattatttgagaaAGTGTAAAACTATTGTTTTTTTCAGTTGCTGAACTTGTGGTTGATTCTGTGTGAAATTGGGTTAAAACATAACTaagcgaaaaaaaaaaaacaccgaaagataagtttattttattacagGCTTACAGGGTTTCATTTTCTGATCATTTTCCTGATAAGTTGATTTCCAACATAGTAATATTCATTAAATCAAACGGTActaaaaagaaaaggaacatATCAGAAACACCATGAAAAAATGGCTCATCAATCTTTCTGCACCAGAATGATTACACATCGAGTCTGTGAAAGATATTTACAACTCTGATGTAACATCCTTAACAATGATATATTACAATTAAGCCTTCAGAATGACAGAAACCGGATAAGTACATTGTGAAATCCTGTCATGAAAACAGATCAAAGAAAACACAGCTTCTACGTTAGCATCTATTATAAAACTAATAGCTATATACGCAAACTTCTTCTGTAGTGTTCAGTTCAGTTCTAGTCTTGAGTTCATTTCACTTTGAAATGAAATTCATTTTACAGCTAACGGTCATTTATAAATGAGTTCCAGAATTTTTTTACAGAATTTGTTTATTCCCAGGAAATCCTGAAATAAGAATCATCAGTCATTTTCATGAAACTGAAAGTTCAAATGCAGTTTTCCCAATCACAGATTTTTCCTAGACATTAAGCTGACATTGTCAGAACTCGGAACCAAACAATAAAACAAGAGCCGGACACTGCTAAAATCTGATTCCTGATGAATGAGGTATCTCATATCACTGTTTACTcttaaacatcatgatatatttgATAATACAAAGTCCCGAATCAAGACTGAAATATAGCTCTCGTATACTAAGAGAAGAAGCACgaaaaaagggaaataaaatATCTGAGACTTACAATAGAGCTTTTAGCTGCACAGACAACAGGCACAAGTAACCTCAACTCATTTGCCACTGCATCCAACAAAAAGGGTAAAAAAATGaaggttattttaaatttatttactaaACATAAGCAACATGCTACTAACCAACCACTGTTaagattttcaaatttaaactgCCAATCCAAAATGAAATTAGATAACAAAGAACATTGATGGAATCATCATTCATCACTGTTTTCAATCaagaatagaaaaaaaaacctttagAACGGGTTCGCCTTTATTAGTATTCGCTGATTGTTTCGCCATCCCCTGTAGCTGTGCACGGGCAGCTCTGCCGGCAGCAGATTTTTCAAAATCCTCTTGCCTGCAGAAGACAGTAGAACACGGCATATTAAAGAAATTCATCCAAATGCCTCTGAATCGCTTTAATCCAAAATTAGAATTCTCAATTCCAGCCATAAGTTGACAGATAATTTCCAAAAACTAGTAAAAAAAAATCCCTAGGAATTGAATCGGactgttaaaatattttaacagcAAATTGCAAATTGAAAGACGGTGGAGAAAGAATTACCGTTTCTGAGCAGCTTCAGCAGCTTTAGCGCGAGCTTCAGCAGCTTCTAATCTATCTTCTTCCTGACGCCGTAACTTGCTGCCACCGTCGAAACAAGCAAAGCACGACAGCCCCATTTCCCTGTCTTCTCGCTTCTGTTTGACTTAGCGGTTAAATCTATGTCTCCATACGCGCTTTTCACACGCTGCCAGAACTCGCCACGTCATAAATCAGGGTCAGTCTCGTCCATTCATGATATTATGCCGCGCCTTAAACTACGTCGTTTTAACATCACCACGCTAGTGAATGTGCTGCTAAAGGACGACGACGGATGACTCTGTCATCATCAAGAGTGAATAGCAATGACTGTTAAACCGTTAGACACACTCCCGCCAACAGAAACCCTAGAAATCGAAAACGGTCTCTCGCTAGTTCCGCGCGTAAAGCTAATCCTAACCGTCCACCCATCGCTCTCAACCTCCGCTACTAAACCGATCGACGAATGGAAGCTGAAGCGCGCGCTTATTGACTTCTTAAAGACTTCACTGCTCGTCTCCGTTCCTGAAGAAGATCTGAAAATCAAAGGCTACAAAGACATAAAAAAGCGTAAACGCGACGATGCAGTCGCGCACGGTACTCTCTGTATTCGAGACTTGGGGCTACTTGATAATGAGAAGAATGAGGATTTGGAAGTAAAGGAGAAGAAGTTTGCAGACTGGAGAAGATACATTGTGGAAAAAATGGACGGCATTGAGTTGAATCTAGAAGGTTATGAGTATAAACTTAGCGTTGCATTGCCGGAAAGTGACGATTTTGAGGGAATGAGAAAAGCGTGGGAGGATGCTTATGCGTTTGGAAATAGAGGTTCGTTTGAGCTGTGACGTGTGAGtatattttggttttgtttgttttaactgtgtgttttgtttttaattgattcttttttttgttttgaaggGTATTCAAGAGGAGGAGGGAGGCAAGAGCCGGATACAATTGTAATGAGAGGGGTTCCGTCGAGGTGGGTTGCAGAGCCTAGGGTTTCTTCTTCCAAGCCTTCTCCATTAGTCACTCATACTATTTTCTCCACATTTGGGGAACTAAggtatcaaaaatatttttcgacTTCTTGTTATTTTGCTGACTAGTTATCGATCATTTAGCATAAATATGTCGTGGATCCTTCTTATTGATGCATTGTATTGTATTAAAAGGCCATAGATCATGTGGTTATTGAAAAAGATTGGAAATGCTGAACCGCgttcataaatttatcaaagtCGGGTAATGAGCCAAAAATAGGCTTATCTTTAAAATCCACGAGTATCAAACAATGAGATGAGGTGCTTAGAAACAGTTGAAGTAGTTGAATATGAGAATTATTATGAATGAAACATGATCTGATATGTAGATTTAAACCTGAAAGGAAAGTACTGGTAAACCTTGTCGCATTATGAGGTGCTTGTGCGCTGTGTGGAAGCTTAGGAAGCTTCTAGTTTAGATTTAGATATGTCAACTTTgtatgtattatatatttttgcaaTGAACCTCTTACTGCCCCTTAGATGTATTATATTGATTTCATTAACACTTcgtttttgaattgattttctATCAGTACTAGGTGTAATGAAGAAACATGATTGTACAATTCTGTTCTTATAATTTTGTAACTCAACAGGAAACTTGATGTTTCAGAAGATAATGATTATGGTAAGGATGCAGATGAGGATGGTGGGGACTTAATTTCAGGTCTCCACTGCAAGATTGTGGTTCAGTTTGAGAAACATAGGGACTTCTACAATACTCTTAAAGTTTTATGTGGACGCTCGTTGCAAAAGGTGGGTACTCGTTTGTGCGCATGCTTGATTTTGCAGCATGAGCTGTCTATTCGTTTTAAAGTTTCCTACTCAAAAGCTTTTTTGCATTCAGTTCTCATCCCAACTGTTTCAAACATTTCTTCACTAGAATTATAGTTTGATCCTCTCTGGCTCTGCTATCAAAGGCATCATTTTAGTACATTTCTCTATAATGCAATTGAACTTGGCAAAAATGTGAGACACTCTACATACATGGGATTGTTAATTGATTAGTTTGTCTTGGTGATGATTGTCATGGAAGCAGCAAGGATCTCGGTTGAAGGCTGATTATGAGGTCACCTGGGCCAAGGAGAGCTTCTTTCGGAATTCAAGTACTCAAGCAAAAGAAAGGAATGATAGAATGTCAGCAGCGGCAGGAGGGCGCTACAGAAATGAAGCTCCTAGGCATGACCAATACAATTCTCAGTTCACTTCAGATGATACACGCCGGAAGAGGTTCAAGGTTAGAAAACCAGTGACTAAGGTTGCtcataaaaatcaattttactgCTCCAGAtgcatttcaatttttaaagcCTTTTTGGCATTAGTATGTAGGTTTTCCGGCTAATCGCTGGAATCAAATCCCATATGCATGATACCAAACTACAATAACCACTCTTTTTGCATGATCGAAGTCTCATGGAGCTTGACCGACCTTACGTAAATGTATACTTGGTCAAAAATTGAGGATTAGATATCGAGCTGGTTTGAGCTTGGTTCTGTTAAGTTTATTGTGTCCTGCTCGAATTGCGAATCCCACCAATTTTCTGTTGCTTGCATGGACCCACTTGATAGGAGACTCCATGGCATTTTCTTGGTCTTAAATGCGTTTATAATTCGTGTATCTTAACCACTTATTAAAGTCTATTTACAACTGATGACATATCCTTTCCTTGGAATGCAGGAGTAAGAATTGTGATAAGCATGCTGGAAAATTTTGTTCAGATTGCGACTTTAGAGGTCACAAGAAGGCAATTCTTTCAAGCTCAACGATTGCCTTCTAGAATTATCCCCGTGCCCATTTAAAGTCTATACTATAGTCCAGTCCATGATCTAACTATACAATAATTCTCAAAATTTGACCACTGAACGTGCCTGATTTGCTTGGGAGTTTGTTTTGGACATTATTTAAGATTGATTcgcaaatatttataaactatgATATGTGGGTTCTCATatctattataaattaaaattggagATCCTTGGCATGTTAACGTTTCAGCTACATATTAGGTATATGTTCCATTAGTCGtgaacaaaaattaatataaactaCAACTCTACAATACCAACGGGGAAGACTTCTAGAAGCAACTGATAAGTAAATTAATAAAGAAGAGAAATGAGAGTATTTCTCTGTCATAGGTGACCTACACACCATTCCTAAATTTATGTCCAAGGCACGTTGGCAATGCCATCATAAAGCTTAACCCttaataaacaaatattattCTGTTAATATGCAACATATCCTTAACAAATATGAATATTCGGATcctattttagatatttattaattgtttaaattaaaaagatataatttgTCTACATATGAGAAGCGCGTTGCATATTGATATAGCGTATCTGTTGCATGtaataattatttgtaaatgcCATATTGTGAATTTTGCTACAATGCCTAAccgtataatttattaaattatacatttatctattttttttagcattttatctCATTTCTCTATTACATCACAAGGAGAATTTTGCGCTAGAAGAAATTAGTGAAAGAGTTTTGTCATGTGCTTATGATATTTGAAATAATGTGTTCCGATTAATTTTgcaaattttcaatattttaatgaaaaaaattgatggAACCAAGTCATCTCTACAGTTAAGGATTACTAATTTACTCCAACCATGATCGGAGTACTTGAGGAATGAATACTCTCTCTATCTCAAATAGATAGAAAGTatggtataaaaataataagaaatttattttatttagatagaataatcattttataaaaatatatcacaagtatttttatttaattatacagtgattatatacttttaaacacatattctattataattaattatttaaataataattgaaaaattaaattttaaatagtgTATCAATTTATGGAGGAagtaataaactaaaattaccAAAACAAATCTATAGAATATATGTATCCTTAAATGCTACCAAATCTGGTGGACAGTAAGAATGTGACTTGTAATATTTTGCAACACCAGTAGGCCTAAGTAGTTTTATGGACCCATCAACTGTAATTCATTGCTTGTTTAATGAAGAGGTCCACCACCTCATTTATCAAGCCTTTTCTCTAGAAGGTCAATTTGGTTCTCCAATTTTGATCAATCTACATTTTCagttccaatttttttttcaatcttttcattttttaataatatcccaaaaaattaaa
This region of Mercurialis annua linkage group LG1-X, ddMerAnnu1.2, whole genome shotgun sequence genomic DNA includes:
- the LOC126665032 gene encoding uncharacterized protein LOC126665032 codes for the protein MGLSCFACFDGGSKLRRQEEDRLEAAEARAKAAEAAQKRQEDFEKSAAGRAARAQLQGMAKQSANTNKGEPVLKWQMS
- the LOC126664505 gene encoding protein NPGR1, whose translation is MLCACSGEQFKFEEAPQSPDSLATRDFSASGLSSRTTGDWESKLEDIQVDEAESTLKEALSLNYEEARALLGRLEFQRGNFDAALQVFQGIDTRSLTPKMIRAIFERTRQKKQRAKADIVVSSGMSMHSVSLLLEAILLKARSLEELGHCKEAAKECRIILDTVESALPSGMPEGIGEDCKLEEMFHKALELLPILWIKAGFLDEAIVAYRRALIKPWNLGPQRLAGVQKDLASVLLYGAVESKLAPQLHEWGPATPNSSTEEAILLLLVLMNKVAYGEIKWDEEIVDHLTYALSITGRFELLAEHVEQALPGVYSRADRWYFLALCYSAAGRNEAALNLLQKVSGFSESKHKPHIPSFLLGAKLCSQDPKNSQEGIKFARKVINSASHHHQHFVGEAHKFLGICYGNAARICLSDSERILLQRESLNSLNHAALNRQEDSEVMYSLALENTLQRNIDAAFDNAMAYAECTSGYSVKGWKLLALVISAQQRLKDAETVVAFALDEAERMDQFELLRLKAVLQIAQEQPKQAIETYRILLSLIQAQRDNQANNIDNAYILQPEAKAKRNLEIAAWQDLASIYTKLGLWTDAKICLDKAKLMDIHSPRSWHSTGALFDAQSLYKEALISFSVSLSIEPDNVPSIVSTAKVLMKLGSQSFPIARSFLMNALRLDPTNHEAWLNLGLISKMEGSLHLAAEFFQAAYELKLSAPVGN
- the LOC126665031 gene encoding uncharacterized protein LOC126665031, with translation MTVKPLDTLPPTETLEIENGLSLVPRVKLILTVHPSLSTSATKPIDEWKLKRALIDFLKTSLLVSVPEEDLKIKGYKDIKKRKRDDAVAHGTLCIRDLGLLDNEKNEDLEVKEKKFADWRRYIVEKMDGIELNLEGYEYKLSVALPESDDFEGMRKAWEDAYAFGNRGYSRGGGRQEPDTIVMRGVPSRWVAEPRVSSSKPSPLVTHTIFSTFGELRKLDVSEDNDYGKDADEDGGDLISGLHCKIVVQFEKHRDFYNTLKVLCGRSLQKQGSRLKADYEVTWAKESFFRNSSTQAKERNDRMSAAAGGRYRNEAPRHDQYNSQFTSDDTRRKRFKE